The Longimicrobium sp. genome has a segment encoding these proteins:
- a CDS encoding DUF1707 SHOCT-like domain-containing protein yields the protein MSQPSSVPVPLERTREQTIQQLCQHYAVDNLTDAGLEERLDRAHAAGSLEELRSLVSDLPVLHTQASMATAQSPAYAPAEMGSYNADSQIIVGIMGGAERNGAWSPARMTTVIALMGGVELDLREARFAPGVTEINILAMMGGANIVIPPGVHLDMSGVAIMGGFTQKGHTEAPGDGSAPILRIGGFCLMGGVEVSVRYPGEKASDAKRRERLSREAAKLASGRRSLGS from the coding sequence ATGTCCCAGCCCAGTTCCGTTCCCGTACCGCTGGAGCGGACGCGCGAGCAGACCATTCAGCAGCTCTGCCAGCACTACGCGGTCGACAACCTGACCGACGCGGGGCTGGAGGAGCGGCTGGACCGCGCGCACGCCGCAGGTTCGCTCGAAGAGCTTCGCTCGCTCGTGTCGGACCTGCCCGTGCTGCACACCCAGGCAAGCATGGCCACCGCGCAGTCGCCGGCGTACGCGCCCGCGGAGATGGGGTCGTACAACGCCGACTCGCAGATCATCGTGGGGATCATGGGCGGCGCCGAGCGCAACGGCGCCTGGTCGCCCGCCAGGATGACGACGGTGATCGCGCTGATGGGCGGGGTGGAGCTGGACCTGCGCGAGGCGCGGTTCGCGCCCGGGGTGACGGAAATCAACATCCTGGCGATGATGGGCGGCGCGAACATCGTGATTCCGCCCGGCGTGCACCTGGACATGAGCGGGGTCGCCATCATGGGCGGCTTTACGCAGAAGGGGCACACCGAGGCGCCGGGCGACGGCAGCGCGCCCATCCTGCGCATCGGCGGCTTCTGCCTGATGGGCGGCGTGGAGGTGAGCGTGCGCTACCCCGGCGAAAAGGCCAGCGATGCCAAGCGCCGCGAGCGCCTTTCACGCGAAGCCGCCAAGCTCGCCTCCGGCCGCCGCAGCCTGGGCTCGTAG
- a CDS encoding GGDEF domain-containing protein: MTPEDIGALISTVGLLTQAGGAVLMLVLFSVLLRANQRRPYFAYWTRGWAALVTALAGVGILYLLPVLPTGDPTPIVRAAGVIYQVGKLLFIAYLVGGTLNYLLGLDPLRFRRVALPSALGFALVTSLIPGLDLNYVMLMQAPVVVAAFGACSLLFLRLPRSRATLGSRAIGVVFGSIAGLWALYGVALAMVKIYGVLGVARPLNFVLQYNSYFDLLAQMLLGFGMVVVLLEDARREADDARAQLAVAHDHLRRVSLYDPLTGALNRRAYDEGVGLEAVGARFGTALVMDMDNLKSVNDTYGHAAGDDLLRRTVETLRKSVRPLDRVYRLGGDEFLVLFPAARAEDVMPRIRAALREANEGLDAGQHERLGIEASMGAADFGGLEDLPAAVHRADQAMYQEKARNRAMAPPRVPVA; the protein is encoded by the coding sequence ATGACACCCGAGGACATCGGCGCACTCATCTCCACGGTCGGCCTGCTGACCCAGGCCGGCGGCGCCGTGCTGATGCTGGTGCTGTTTTCCGTGCTGCTGCGGGCCAACCAGCGCCGGCCGTACTTCGCGTACTGGACGCGCGGCTGGGCGGCACTCGTCACCGCGCTTGCGGGCGTCGGCATCCTGTACCTGCTGCCGGTGCTGCCCACGGGCGATCCCACGCCCATCGTGCGTGCGGCCGGGGTGATCTACCAGGTGGGCAAGCTGCTGTTCATCGCCTACCTCGTCGGCGGAACCCTCAACTACTTGCTGGGGCTGGACCCGCTCCGGTTCCGCCGGGTGGCGCTCCCGTCCGCGCTCGGGTTCGCGTTGGTCACCTCGTTGATCCCCGGGCTGGACCTGAACTACGTGATGCTGATGCAGGCGCCCGTGGTGGTCGCCGCGTTCGGCGCGTGCTCCCTTCTCTTCCTGCGCCTGCCCCGGTCGCGCGCGACGCTGGGCAGCAGGGCCATCGGCGTGGTGTTCGGGAGCATCGCGGGGCTGTGGGCCCTGTACGGCGTCGCGCTGGCCATGGTGAAGATTTACGGCGTTCTGGGAGTTGCGCGGCCGCTGAACTTCGTGCTGCAGTACAACAGCTACTTCGATCTGCTCGCGCAGATGCTGCTGGGGTTCGGGATGGTGGTGGTGCTGCTGGAGGATGCCCGCCGCGAGGCCGACGACGCGCGCGCGCAGCTGGCGGTGGCGCACGATCACCTGCGCCGCGTGTCGCTGTACGATCCACTCACCGGCGCGCTGAACCGCCGGGCGTACGACGAGGGCGTGGGATTGGAGGCGGTGGGCGCGCGCTTCGGGACGGCGCTGGTGATGGACATGGACAACCTGAAGTCCGTCAACGATACCTACGGCCACGCCGCGGGCGATGACCTGCTGCGGCGCACCGTGGAGACGCTGCGGAAGTCCGTCCGCCCGCTGGACCGCGTGTACCGGCTGGGCGGCGACGAGTTCCTGGTGCTCTTTCCCGCAGCGCGGGCGGAGGACGTGATGCCGCGAATCCGCGCGGCCCTTCGCGAGGCGAACGAGGGGCTGGATGCGGGACAGCACGAGCGCCTGGGCATCGAAGCCAGCATGGGCGCGGCGGACTTCGGAGGATTGGAAGATCTGCCCGCCGCCGTCCACCGCGCCGATCAGGCCATGTACCAGGAAAAGGCGCGCAACCGCGCCATGGCACCCCCGCGGGTGCCCGTGGCGTAG
- a CDS encoding FAD-binding and (Fe-S)-binding domain-containing protein, with amino-acid sequence MLVIQPDAKGARLERALKERIRGEVRFDAKSRLLYSTDASLYQILPVGVVVPRDAQDVQNAVRLAAENRVPVLPRGGGTALAGQTVGPALVLDFGKFMNRVIEIDPDRRRARVQPGVRLDRLNRAAAPHGLTFGPDPATIRQCCLGGMIGNNSCGARSLVYGKTGDHVHSLDCVLHDGGGAHFGPVGRDSVEGMAGVEGELARKVLGLLEPERERILSRYPKVPRRVSGYNLDAMLEAPELNLAHLVVGSEGTLATVVEAELGLVPVPPHRALVLLSFRERFTSFDATPHILNEAGLSALEIVDSRVMQGARELLDFRSTALMASPDALGVLFCEFSGETADEVAELAHDFARRAPGLPGRPAAAVYLSAREQTAAWALRQAATGLLYRTTAHRDIKPQEFVEDTGIAPEKLGAYTRRFEEIVARNGTTLGFFGHAGQGCLHIRVDLNLKRGEDVGRMQSIAHEVAELVVEFGGSLSGEHGDGLARSEFLPIMFGPEIMELHRQVKRAWDPEGRMNPGKIVPPVQRMSENLRFGEAYRAHPPETWFDYSEDGDYAVAVEKCNGMGVCRKLDAGTMCPSFMVTLEEQHSTRGRANALREAMTGSLPGMRSKEVLESLDLCLQCKACKTECPVGVDMARYKAEFLAQHHREHGVDRKAQFFGRIHDVARAASIAPGFANFGNKMLSGMIKRMGSIDPRRDMPTFAPEPFRRWFKRRPQPATADRPTVILFDDTFNGFFGTEPLKATVTVLERAGFNVQLPKTQVCCGRAAVSKGLLDHARDLQTTLLNTLAPEVENGAWIVGVEPSCILTLRDELPDLVRDPRTKSLAAASVTLEEFLASLPDWKPGRLDARAVVHGHCHQKALVGMEPTRQVLSRVEGLEFEILDSGCCGMAGSFGYEEGHYDVSKACGERVLFPAVRGASAEDLVVAPGFSCRHQIADFCDNRRSLHTAELLAMAG; translated from the coding sequence ATGCTCGTCATTCAGCCCGACGCAAAGGGAGCCCGCCTGGAGCGCGCCCTCAAGGAGCGCATCCGCGGCGAGGTTCGCTTCGACGCCAAGTCGCGCCTGCTCTACAGCACTGACGCCTCGCTCTACCAGATCCTCCCCGTGGGCGTCGTGGTGCCCCGCGACGCGCAGGACGTGCAGAACGCGGTGCGGCTGGCGGCGGAGAACCGCGTTCCTGTGCTTCCGCGCGGTGGCGGGACGGCGCTGGCGGGGCAGACCGTGGGTCCCGCGCTGGTGCTGGATTTCGGCAAGTTCATGAACCGCGTGATCGAGATCGACCCCGACCGCCGGCGCGCGCGCGTGCAGCCGGGCGTGCGGCTGGATCGGCTGAACCGCGCCGCGGCGCCGCACGGGCTGACCTTTGGGCCGGACCCGGCCACCATCCGCCAGTGCTGCCTGGGCGGGATGATCGGCAACAACTCGTGCGGCGCGCGGTCTCTCGTCTACGGGAAGACGGGCGACCACGTGCACTCGCTGGACTGCGTGCTTCACGACGGCGGCGGCGCGCACTTCGGGCCGGTGGGGCGCGACAGCGTGGAGGGGATGGCGGGCGTGGAGGGCGAGCTGGCGCGAAAGGTCCTGGGGCTGCTGGAGCCGGAGCGCGAGCGCATCCTTTCGCGCTATCCCAAGGTGCCGCGCCGCGTTTCGGGCTACAACCTCGACGCCATGCTCGAGGCGCCGGAGCTGAACCTGGCGCACCTGGTCGTCGGGTCCGAGGGGACGCTGGCCACCGTCGTGGAGGCCGAGCTGGGGCTGGTGCCCGTGCCTCCGCATCGCGCGCTGGTGCTGCTGAGCTTCCGCGAGCGGTTCACGTCCTTCGACGCCACGCCGCACATCCTGAACGAGGCCGGCCTTTCCGCACTGGAAATCGTGGATTCGCGGGTGATGCAGGGCGCGCGCGAGCTGCTGGACTTCCGCTCCACCGCGTTGATGGCATCGCCAGACGCGCTGGGCGTGCTGTTCTGCGAGTTCAGCGGGGAGACGGCGGACGAGGTGGCCGAGCTGGCGCACGACTTTGCGCGGCGCGCCCCGGGGCTGCCGGGCCGTCCCGCGGCGGCCGTCTACCTTTCCGCGCGCGAGCAGACTGCCGCGTGGGCACTGCGCCAAGCGGCGACGGGGCTGCTGTATCGAACCACCGCGCATCGCGACATCAAGCCGCAGGAGTTCGTCGAGGACACCGGCATTGCGCCGGAGAAGCTGGGCGCCTACACGCGCCGGTTCGAGGAGATCGTCGCGCGCAACGGCACCACGCTAGGCTTCTTCGGGCACGCCGGGCAGGGCTGCCTTCACATCCGCGTAGACCTGAACCTCAAGCGCGGCGAGGACGTCGGACGGATGCAGTCCATCGCGCACGAGGTGGCGGAACTGGTGGTGGAGTTCGGCGGATCGCTTTCCGGCGAGCACGGCGACGGGCTGGCGCGCAGCGAGTTCCTGCCGATCATGTTCGGGCCGGAGATCATGGAGCTGCACCGGCAGGTGAAGCGCGCGTGGGACCCGGAAGGCCGCATGAACCCGGGCAAGATCGTGCCGCCCGTGCAGCGGATGAGCGAGAACCTGCGCTTCGGCGAGGCGTATCGCGCGCATCCGCCGGAGACGTGGTTCGACTACTCGGAGGACGGCGACTACGCCGTGGCGGTGGAGAAGTGCAACGGCATGGGCGTCTGCCGAAAGCTGGACGCGGGGACCATGTGCCCGTCGTTCATGGTGACGCTGGAGGAGCAGCACAGCACGCGCGGCCGCGCGAACGCGCTGCGCGAGGCGATGACGGGCAGCCTGCCGGGAATGCGCAGCAAGGAGGTGCTGGAGTCGCTGGACCTGTGCCTGCAATGCAAGGCGTGCAAGACGGAGTGCCCCGTGGGCGTCGACATGGCGCGCTACAAGGCCGAGTTCCTGGCCCAGCACCACCGCGAGCACGGGGTGGACCGCAAGGCGCAGTTCTTCGGGCGCATCCACGACGTGGCGCGCGCGGCATCCATCGCACCAGGGTTCGCCAACTTCGGGAACAAGATGTTGTCGGGGATGATCAAGCGGATGGGCAGCATCGATCCGCGCCGCGACATGCCCACCTTCGCGCCGGAGCCGTTCCGCCGCTGGTTCAAGCGCCGCCCGCAGCCCGCGACGGCCGATCGCCCGACGGTGATCCTGTTCGACGACACCTTCAACGGCTTCTTCGGCACCGAGCCGCTGAAGGCCACCGTGACGGTGCTGGAGCGCGCCGGCTTCAACGTGCAGCTGCCGAAGACGCAGGTGTGCTGCGGGCGCGCGGCGGTGAGCAAGGGGCTGCTGGACCACGCGCGCGACCTGCAGACCACGCTGCTGAACACGCTGGCGCCCGAGGTGGAGAACGGCGCGTGGATCGTGGGCGTGGAGCCCAGCTGCATCCTTACGCTGCGCGACGAGCTTCCCGACCTGGTGCGCGACCCGCGGACCAAGTCGCTGGCCGCGGCGTCGGTGACGCTGGAGGAGTTCCTGGCCAGCCTGCCGGACTGGAAGCCGGGGCGGCTGGACGCGCGCGCCGTGGTCCACGGCCACTGCCACCAGAAGGCGCTGGTCGGCATGGAGCCCACGCGCCAGGTGCTGAGCCGGGTGGAGGGGCTGGAGTTCGAGATCCTGGACAGCGGATGCTGCGGGATGGCGGGCTCGTTCGGCTACGAGGAAGGCCACTACGACGTAAGCAAGGCCTGCGGCGAGCGCGTGCTCTTTCCCGCCGTCCGCGGTGCCTCGGCCGAGGACCTGGTCGTCGCCCCCGGCTTCAGCTGCCGCCACCAGATCGCCGACTTCTGCGACAACCGCCGGAGCCTGCACACGGCGGAGCTGCTGGCGATGGCGGGGTAA
- a CDS encoding DUF6998 domain-containing protein: MQMPNTSERVFELLAEAKKLAEEFRQLTGKPLGITGEVAEYEAARLLGLELSTARQPGYDAVLHTPDGEWRLQIKGRCVPDASSPSQRLGSIRLEKEWDAVLVVLMDEDLDAVEIYEADRDAIEAALLAPGLKRETNVAR; this comes from the coding sequence ATGCAGATGCCGAACACCTCCGAACGTGTGTTCGAGCTTCTAGCCGAGGCTAAGAAGCTCGCGGAAGAGTTCCGCCAACTCACCGGTAAACCACTCGGTATCACAGGTGAGGTAGCAGAGTACGAAGCGGCTCGGCTCCTCGGGCTAGAACTCTCCACTGCCCGACAGCCAGGTTACGATGCAGTCCTGCATACACCTGACGGTGAATGGCGCTTACAGATCAAGGGCCGGTGTGTACCCGATGCCTCCAGCCCGAGTCAGCGCCTCGGCAGTATTCGACTGGAGAAAGAGTGGGATGCTGTTTTGGTGGTTCTGATGGACGAGGATCTCGACGCCGTGGAAATCTACGAGGCGGATCGGGACGCCATCGAAGCCGCATTGCTCGCACCAGGTCTAAAGCGCGAAACGAACGTGGCGCGCTAG
- a CDS encoding amidohydrolase → MPATAQSGAAPPDFILTGGKVFTADSARPWAQALAIRGERIVAVGTNEQVERLASPATRRIALGGRVVIPGINDAHEHVPDVALPGAFRTGPSPTPNPELGPVLDSIRALAARTPPGTWIQTTIGLGMLNDPAARRAALDSAAPHHPVLLWTWWGHGAVASSTALRTLGIADDAPDPPGGWYERDAAGRLTGRMDEYAEYGALRRLYSFLPDTALVFSLRRFADESLRMGVTSVQNMASNAEAAQTVRVFRAAALPIRVRLIRWPIPSARARLEREWDAADPHPAPRVTVSGRKWVIDGTPNEELALRRTPYPGRPGWYGRLNFPLDTVRSILAEGLRPGAPQLHLHVVGDSATKLVLAQMEALAPASAWRVRRVRIEHGRGIVGTQVDRARRLGIIIAQPRAGAPLATWRAAGIPLAYGSDGVASPFHNLMVATSPSDAREALSREQAVTMYTLGSAYAEFAERDKGRLVPGMLADLAVLSQDIFTVPAEMLPHTVSVLTLVGGRVAYQAADFSAAAP, encoded by the coding sequence ATGCCCGCGACGGCGCAGTCCGGTGCGGCGCCGCCGGACTTCATTCTGACCGGAGGGAAGGTCTTCACGGCGGATTCCGCGCGCCCGTGGGCCCAAGCGCTCGCCATCCGCGGCGAGCGCATCGTGGCGGTGGGCACCAACGAGCAGGTGGAGCGGCTCGCCAGCCCGGCCACGCGCCGCATCGCCCTGGGCGGACGCGTGGTCATCCCCGGCATCAACGACGCGCACGAGCACGTGCCCGACGTGGCGCTGCCCGGCGCGTTCCGCACCGGCCCCTCGCCCACGCCGAATCCCGAGCTCGGGCCGGTGCTCGACTCTATCCGAGCGCTCGCCGCCCGAACTCCGCCGGGAACGTGGATCCAGACCACCATCGGCCTGGGGATGCTGAACGACCCGGCCGCGCGCCGCGCCGCGCTGGATTCGGCGGCGCCGCATCACCCGGTGCTGCTGTGGACGTGGTGGGGGCACGGCGCCGTGGCGAGCAGCACCGCGCTGCGCACGCTGGGAATCGCGGACGACGCGCCCGATCCGCCGGGCGGGTGGTACGAGCGCGATGCCGCGGGGCGGCTCACCGGGCGCATGGACGAGTACGCCGAGTACGGCGCGCTCCGCCGGCTGTACTCGTTTCTCCCCGACACCGCGCTGGTGTTCAGCCTGCGCCGCTTCGCCGACGAGTCGCTGCGGATGGGCGTAACCTCCGTGCAGAACATGGCGAGCAACGCCGAGGCCGCCCAGACGGTGCGGGTGTTCCGCGCGGCGGCACTCCCCATCCGGGTGCGGCTCATCCGCTGGCCCATTCCCTCGGCTCGCGCTCGCCTGGAGCGGGAGTGGGACGCGGCCGATCCGCACCCGGCGCCGAGAGTCACGGTATCCGGGCGGAAGTGGGTGATCGACGGCACGCCCAACGAAGAGCTGGCGCTGAGGCGCACGCCGTATCCGGGCCGCCCCGGGTGGTACGGCCGCCTGAACTTTCCGCTGGATACCGTGCGCTCCATCCTTGCCGAAGGGCTGCGGCCGGGCGCGCCGCAGCTTCACCTGCACGTGGTGGGCGACAGCGCGACAAAGCTGGTGCTGGCGCAGATGGAGGCGCTCGCGCCGGCTTCGGCGTGGCGGGTGCGGCGGGTGCGCATCGAGCACGGGCGCGGGATCGTGGGTACGCAGGTGGACCGCGCCCGGCGGCTGGGGATCATCATCGCCCAGCCACGGGCGGGCGCGCCGCTGGCAACGTGGCGCGCGGCCGGCATTCCGCTGGCCTACGGATCGGACGGGGTGGCGAGCCCCTTCCACAACCTGATGGTCGCCACGTCGCCGTCCGACGCCCGGGAGGCGCTCTCGCGCGAGCAGGCCGTGACCATGTACACGCTGGGCTCGGCGTACGCGGAATTCGCCGAACGCGACAAGGGCAGGCTCGTGCCGGGAATGCTCGCCGACCTTGCCGTCCTCTCCCAGGACATCTTCA